In Anolis sagrei isolate rAnoSag1 chromosome 9, rAnoSag1.mat, whole genome shotgun sequence, the following proteins share a genomic window:
- the HACD3 gene encoding very-long-chain (3R)-3-hydroxyacyl-CoA dehydratase 3 — protein sequence MPAAVSLTPQVHWAQRHQELYLRVELSDVQNPEITITDNVLHFKAQGHGAKGDNVYEFQIQFLGAVEPQPVYKVTQRQLSITIKKVEKHWWVRLTKQEKRPLFLGPDFDRWLDESDAEMELKAKEEERINKINFENRIPKDPFRHLKRGYLFMYNLVQFLGFSWIFVNMTVRLFMLGKDSFFDTFHTTADMMYFSQMMAVLEIVNTLIGLVRAPLLPVLFQVSGRNFVLFIVLGSVEEMQSKAVVFFIFYIWSMVEIFRYPFYMLSCIDIEWKILTWIRYSIWIPLYPLGILAEAVSIIQAIPVFSSTGRFSFTLPYPLSITIPFSVFLQLYLVFLFLGPFVNFRHLYKQRKRHLGPKKRKMH from the exons AATCCTGAAATCACCATCACAGACAATGTGCTCCATTTCAAAG CTCAGGGCCATGGCGCCAAAGGGGACAATGTGTATGAATTCCAAATCCAGTTCCTCGGAGCAGTGGAGCCGCAG CCAGTGTACAAAGTGACGCAACGACAATTGAGCATCACGATCAAGAAAGTGGAGAAACATTGGTGGGTGCGGCTGACCAAACAGGAGAAACGGCCCCTGTTCCTCGGTCCCGATTTCGACCGATGGCTGGACGAGTCCGACGCCGAGATGGAGCTGAAGGCCAAG GAGGAAGAAAGGATTAACAAAATCAACTTTGAGAACAGGATCCCCAAAGACC CGTTCCGGCACCTGAAGCGAGGCTACCTCTTCATGTACAACCTGGTGCAGTTCCTGGGCTTCTCCTGGATCTTCGTGAACATGACCGTCCGGCTCTTCATGCTGGGGAAAG ATTCCTTCTTTGATACGTTCCACACGACGGCAGACATGATGTACTTCAGCCAAATGATGGCCGTCCTGGAGATTGTGAACACCTTGATAGGTCTGGTCCGAGCTCCTCTTTTGCCCGTCCTTTTCCAG GTTAGTGGAAGGAACTTTGTTTTATTCATTGTCCTTGGAAGCGTGGAAGAAATGCAGAGCAAAGCCGTTGTGTTCTTCATCTTCTACATCTGGAGCATGGTAGAGATATTCAG GTATCCTTTCTACATGTTGTCCTGCATCGATATCGAATGGAAGATCCTGACCTGGATCCGCTATAGCATCTGGATCCCCCTTTATCCACTGGGAATCTTAGCCGAAG CGGTGTCCATAATCCAGGCAATTCCTGTCTTCAGCAGCACTGGCAGATTCAGCTTCACGCTGCCGTATCCATTGAGCATCACCATCCCCTTTTCGGTCTTTCTTCAACTCTATCTTGTGTTTCTATTTCTTG GGCCATTTGTGAACTTCCGCCACCTCTACAAGCAACGCAAGCGGCACCTTGGACCCAAAAAGAGGAAAATGCACTAA